A segment of the Eubalaena glacialis isolate mEubGla1 chromosome 14, mEubGla1.1.hap2.+ XY, whole genome shotgun sequence genome:
ACAGAAGTGAAGGGTTGCCTTCACTGTAGGGACTTTTGCAAAAGTTAAAGATCATTCAAATAAGGTACGATGATCGGTAAATTACGTTCACACAAAATAGGATAAAATTCTGTGAAACaagactagaaagaaaaaagtgtaaagtTTCCACCTGTTACAGAAGAGCTGGTTTATGTGGGGTATTTTTCAATTGTGAAATATAACGTATAAGGAAAAATGTATATAGCATACATGGCTACCTTAACAAATAACTCTCTGGCAAACATGGGGTATAACTAACACCCAGGCCAGGACATAGGACACTACCAGGAGCCTTCACCTCTGTGTGCTTCTTCAACCAAAATTGCCCCTTTCCACAAAACATAAACACTATTCTCACTTTTATTATTaccttgtctttttttctgtaataGTTTTAAGATCTATATGTGCATCTCTAAGTAATATATTGttgagttttgcctgtttttttacattccatgaatggaatcacatagtatgtactcttgtgtcttcttcttctttgtgaaattcattcattttacacgtagctgtcatGCTTTCTCATTGCTATAGAATGGTCTTTTATGGGACTACCCTACAAATCTCCATTTtactattgatgggcatttgggtgtTCCCACTTTGGGGCGGTTAGGTACAAAGCTGATTGGCCTTGTGTCATGGTGCATGAGTGCAAGAGTTTCtctaaggtgtgtgtgtgtttatacatataaaactagctgtggaattgctgaatcagaGAGTATGTATATATTCTGCATTGCCTGATGCTGCCAAAGTGATGCGCTTATTTAAAGTCACCCAGCACTGTGtgctccatatcctcatcaacaGTTGGTATTGTTAGACCTATACATTTTTTCAATCTGATGAGTATTTAGTGGTGTCTCGTTGCGGTTTGAAtagcatttccctgattagtaaTGAGCCTGAATACCTTTCCACATATGTATTAACCATATGAATTTCTTTTGTGGAAtactcaaatattttgcccatttttctattgaattgTCTTATTGATTTATAGTAGTTCTTTATGTATCTTAGATGTgtgtcttttctcatttaaatgtGTTTCCAATATATTCTCCCACTCTGGCTTGCCTTTTTAGTTTGTTTAAAGTATCTTTTGATGAAAAGTTCTTATTTTCATCAATTTGGATTTATTGCCCTTGTTTTTTAACAATTGATGGTGTAGGCGGGTATTAACTCACCATGGTATTTAGATTccattgaaaacatttaaaagagtgATGCGacagcttatttttaaatgtcagttttaGAAATATACTGGAAATTATAtcctttttaaactatttaaaattttagatattaCTTGAAATCTTGTGAAAGGgtacataatttttcaaaattcatttaGAGGGTATGGGATCAAAAAAACTTGAAGACTAGTTTAGACACTGTCACACTCACCTCCCCCTACCCCCACGTTCCTTTGATTCCTGCCACAGGGGGGCTATTTGTAATTCCCCAAACAGAGCTCCCCAAACGTACTACGTATTCCATTTTTGGCCTCCTGTTTCCACTACCTCCTCTTACTCCTTCGAAACTGGTTTTGTGTCACCTTCTTCATGAAAACATCAGTGTTCTCCATACAAGAGGGTGTTTAAGAGAAAGCCTGTCTGTACTGAAATTCCCAAAGAGGGCAGAAGACTGAAGGAGCAGTTAATTACTGCCCTTGATTTGTGAGCTGCCATTTGGTTAACACAGTCTAAGTTGGACTTTGGTTTTTACAAGCTAAATCAAAGTGTTGGTCCAGGAGAGGGTATGGTGGATAAAGCCCCCCAAGTCATTTTCCCAGAAACTGCTCTCAAGCCACAGTCACCCTTCCTGTTGTTCCAGGAACCATTTTTTTCTAACCTCAGTTTGTTTATCCCtggtttcattttgttaattttggtctgtttttccttttactgAGATCACTTTGAGTCTAGATAGTCTGTCTTTTCACAAATATGTTAATAAGCCATGGTTCCCAGCTTGTTTTTTATGCAGATTTGCTAAACATGCCTTGTACAGCTTCAGGACCTTCATATAAATTGGGGAAAAATAAGAGTCAATTAGGGAGCCAGGAAGACACTTCCACCAGGAGAGCAGCAATCAACTAATTTGAGTACAGTTTCCAATCAGCTTGGAATTTACCTAATTTATTGTCCTGCCcacatttctatatttatttagaGTATAAGAAACCTTTTCACATGCCTTCCTAAAGTCAGGATACACTGTCTAGATAGTCTCATGATTTCTCAGGCTGGTGACTACATCAAAAAGTGAAATGAAGTTCTTTTCAAGGAACAGTTCACTCCCGGttgacaaaaaaaattttttttctgtgcatttctACTTATccattctaacatttttttttctacagatAAGCCTGTCGTTTACCCAGTTATTTCTGGACTCCACCTGCTCACCTCCTTCAGGGGCAGTTTCCAAGAACTTCCGAGAGTTCTGTtgtgttttttaattgagatatatcAAGCTCCGACGATCTGTGAAAATTGGGACATTTTCTTGTCTACGATCCTGCTATTCACTTAATCTTTCAAAGATTACCTCCTGGCTTGTAATCATGTCTGCAAATAGTTTCAGTTCTTTGAGATATAAATTTTTTATACTTGGAGATTagaagggattgaacctgggccacgtcagtggaagcccagaatcctaaccactaggtcaCCAGGTGACTGGAAATTGTTATCTCTGATggagaagagaaaagcaaaataaggGTTTTAAGTATTCCATCTTCCTTCTGCCACCTGTTAACATTATACCATCTTTGTTAAGCATGCCTCAGCTCTTTTCTATTGTCTGCTTttagcatttattaaatgttttctgtatgccaggcactcttcccagtactttacatattttatcttatttaattctcattacCTGCCCATGGTtaacctcatttattttttttcaataaatttatttatttatttatttatttatttatttttggctgcgttgggtcttcgttgctgcatgcaggctttctttagttgcggcgagcggaagctactctttgttgcggtgcgcgggctctaggcgtgcaggcttccgtagttgtggtgcacaggcttagttgctccgcggcatgtgggatcttcccggacaagggctcgaacccatgttccctgccttggcaggcggattcttaaccactgtgccaccaggaaagcccatgattaatctcatttaaatttgaggaaactgaggcacagagaggttaactaactgGCCCattgtcacacagctagtaagtagtagaGCTAGAATATGAACCCAGTTTGGCTCAAACACTGGCATTTCacttctccacactgcccctcatTTGTCATGTGAAATCAGTGCAGTGGACAATAAAGTGGTTCCAAGCCCTCACTTAGTATCAgactcacctggggagctttttttaaaataaaatttatttattatttatttatttatttatttatggctgcgttgctgcgtgtgggctttctctagttgcggcgagcggagcacaggctctaggtgcgcgggctcagtagttgtggctcgcaggcttagctgctccgcagcatgtaggatcttcctggaccagggctcaaacctgtgtcccctgcgttggcaggcaaattctcaacccctgcgccaccagggaagtcctgtgaagcttttttttaaccaactattgaggtataatttacataccatgaaATTACCTGTTTTGTGCGTacagtttttttatttattttatttttggctgcgttgggtcttcgttgctgtgcgcggggtttcttagttgcggcgagcaggggctactcttcgttgcagtgcctgggcttctcattgcagtggcttctctcgttgcggagcacaggctctaggcacacgggctcagtagatgtggctcacgggctctagagcacaggctcagtagttgtggtgcgcaggctcagtagttgtggcgcacaggcttagttgctccgtggcatgtgggatcttcccagaccggggctcgaacccgtgtcccctgcattggcaggcggattcccaactactacgccaccagggaggccctgtgTGTACAGTTTGATGTAGTGAGTTGTGCAGCTATCACCACAATCCTCTTTTCAGACATTTCCATCATCCTGTGGAGTTTTATCAACgtgcacattcttttttttttatttttcttaaaatttttattagagtatagttgatttacaatgttgtgttattttctgctgtacagcaaagtgaatcagttatacacatacatatgtacactctgttttatattcttttcccatataggtttttacagaatattgagtagagctccctgtgctatgcagtaggcccttgttgattatttatatatagtagtgtgtatatgtcaatcccaatctcccagtttatccctctcccccttccccctgatAACCATagattgttttctatatctgtgactctgtttctgttaaCATGCACATTCTTGAGTCCCACACTAGCCTCACTCAGAATCTACAAGTGGAGTCAGAGCTCTGTGAGTGATTCTGCTTTGCAGCCGTGGACTCTTGAGTCTGGTGATAGTGTGAAGGATTGATAAAGAGGACTGCGTTCAGTCCACACATCTAGGCCTTCCGTGATCTGCCTTCTGAGCTGCTCACCTTGTTACCCACTACTCCCCAGGCATCTCCAATAGTCAGGCAAACAGTGCTCAGCCTCTGTGGCAAGTCCAGTCCCCGCTCCCGACATGGATTTGTTTTGGCTTCCTTGCCTTTGCGTACGTTGTTCATCCTGCCTGGACTCTGTGTCTCCTCCTCTCATGGCCTGTTCATTTTCTAGAGGGAagcttaagtacctcttctgttttctttatgaaTCCTCCTCCTGCCACCTGCCGTCTCTCTGCAGAGCCGAGGAGCTTTTGTGTTTCTGCCATGCCATTCCCTACGTGCGGGAGTTCTGTGTACTCACAGTGTGAGATCTGGTGGTGGGAATCAACATCACATGTCTTTTGTCCCCTACTGTTGAGTGTAGAACTAGGACACATCAGACTGGACTGTGATGATGGTTGCCCAACTCTCTAAATTTCCTAAAAAGCATTGAATTGTACATAAATGGGTAATTTTGTGGTGTGTAAGCTATACCTCAGCAAGGATAAAAAGCTCCACATGTGAGTCTGATGCTCAGGACCCATTAATTATGTATAATACTTGGTCGCTTTGGTACATTACTTCGTTTTAAATACCTGGAtgcataattttgtttttgttttggccacgccccgcagcttgcgggatcttaatttcccgaccagggatcaaacccaggccccggctgtgaaagcgccgagttctaaccactggactgccagggaattccctggatgtGTATTTTGGAGTGTCACATTAAGTATatatgcttctctctctctccaggaaTCTTACGGCCCCTGAATATTTTGGCATCTTCAGCCTATCGAAACTGCTCCAAGAATGCCTGTCTTAGTTCTGCACTGTCTTCCCGACATTTCAGTCATATTCAGACACTGGTTGTGTCCTCTGCTCCCAGACTGATCACATCTGTCAGAAACCTGACGTGTGGGCAGACTGCCACAATCCTCAATAGGTTGAGTATATTTCAGTAAACATGATGCTTGGGCAAAAATTCTAAAATCTTCATGCCTACAACATCTTAGAAGTAGATGATATTCGCCGGTTTATTATATAGACTTTGCCTGAAGGATGGGAGAATATACATGCCAGCATCAAGGATGACTACACAGGGCCCACTTCTGATGTTCTAAGATGTGGTTTGCTGGGTGGAAGCTGTCAGCcaaagtggggggcgggggggggtgaaCAAGATGCTCAGCTTGCAAGGCTCGGCTGCGTGTCGTGCTCATTCAGTCAGCAGATATTTAGTTAAGCACTGCTGGGTGCCCAGCACCGTACTTGGCAAAAACgatatgaagataaaaataagttaaagtcctcaaggagtttataatGTAGTGGCAGATGGATAAGGAATCAGGTGATTAAAATATAGCAGGATAAATTCTCTCCTAGGGATTGAGGGGGTAGATTATGGAGGACTTGCAAATTGATGATAGTTGCCATTCTTATGTGTAGTGTCACGGATCATTTGGAGTAACAATGTTTATTGAAAGTGAGCTCTATTCCAGTGGAGCTGCTGCTTTCATTTCTAAGTATAGAAGTGGATTTTATCCTTTAATGTCTTATTGctgagttaaaaatttttttaatatattttagagtGGTCCCCTTGCTCCCAAGCGTCCTGAAGCCACCAGTCAGAACTGTAACGTACTACAGTTCAAGAAAAGGCAAGAGAAAGACTGTGAAAGCTGCCATCTATAGGTTTCTTCGACTTCATTCTGGCCTGTGGCTAAGGAGGAAGGTGAGTCTTCACACGGTTACTTGCTTAGAAAAGGAGTGTGAGGTTAGATTAAACTGAAGCAGAATTAGAATTAGCAGGTTAGATTAAACTGTCAGCCTGTTCCTTGACACATCTTCCCCCCATCCTACCAGCAGCTTTTACAGTGCTGTGCTTAAGTCCCGGCTTCGAAGGCATCTCTTCATGTAAGTGAATACatgtgaagaaaacatttttaactatTCGTATAACAATATTATTCACAATGGCGAAAGTCTTCACTGCAGGACAGGTTCATCTCAGGTCTCTTACATGTCTGTCTTGTCTGATGATTACCGGAATCCCTTTGAAGCCCCCGATATGTAAATAACCTGTGGGGAGGCTCTGTTTAAGCCCAGAGCATTAAAACAGCGGAGCGGACTTCAGCGAGGACTTAGTCCCGTGGTGCAGATTTGGGACCGAATAGCTTCCAGCCTACCTTGGATTGGGTTCTCCAGGTGGCTTAATCTTTATGGCGGAACATTAACCCCTCATATACTTGTTTTAAATTTGACTTTGTAAGTTTTTCTCTGTTGGTGTGTATGATTGGTGATCATATCAGACAGAACTCCAATACTTATTCTGGCCAGGGACCATGGCCTCTAGAAGGGGACTCTGACAGAGTATTCCTACTCTGTCTTCTCCCACAGCAGCAGGTCTTTTCCATTCATGTCCTTATTATTCATGGAAACAGAGTAGGTGATAATCAGAAAGCAGCTGAAGACCAGAGTTTTGCAAAACACCTTTGAGTTTTGATAACTTCAAATCCTAATTCCCTTTTACTACTTGGGAGTTAACAAACAAATAATTCTTTAAAGTTCAAAATTTGTTTCCCTGTGAAAATAAGATAATTGGTAGCATTTTCTCACTATTTGAAAGGTACTCTGTTATAAACAACCCTAAATTTGTAGACAAATAAGTTAATTGGAACTCTCAGCTCACTTCTCCATTGGAACAATACTGTGGTAGTTAGTTTCCTACAGTAGTCAGTAGAAGCTCATGTAATCCATAAGTAGCTGAACTAAGTAATTCAGCAGATAGTTATGAATTTTGGACCATTGGAAATATTTCCTCCCCTTTGTTACACTAATTATTTCCAGGTCCTCATCTGGCcctagataaaataaaatgggtggTTCTCCTTGCCTTCCTTTTCCACATCCCTTTTACTGGGCCCTGAAACCCTCACACTGTTACAAATGACCTGATCGAATTCTCCAATCATAATACCTAGTCCCTGCTCAAGGCCCCCAAAAGTATTCCATATGCAGAATGGCCTGCTTCATCAAAAtctaattttaagaagaaaacaaaaagctgggTGGGTTAATTTACACTAATgtataaaaacagaaagcattttctGCAGCACAGTTTCATCCAGGTGTCCCTAATTTGTATTGCTTATTCCCTCCTTCCATTTCTGAACCTGTAGATTGTCTAAAAAGTCTCGAGCATTTTCACAGTGGTTACATTCCACAGAATAATCTTCAAAGGAGATCATTCTGCTGTTGATGGGCAGGACAGCAAACTAGCTGCTTGTATGTCAGAGATCCACAGGGACCCAGATTGGCTTGCAAACTAGAAAATTGTTACACAAATATGGGGATTTTTCTTTGAATCTTTCAACTTAGAATTGTAAGTAATGAGAAGTAACCATCTAATCTCTGGCATTTTAAAGCCAGAACTCTGAAATGACCCTTCCTTACTTCTAAGCATCACTGTACTGTAGAAGTTGCTGGTCACAGTGATGACACTAAGGCATGTCAGAAACCCCAGGGCACCTTCTCAACAAAGAGCTGTGGTTTTGTTCAGTTAGTGTGCTGCCCTAAAGAACCCTTGGTTTGAAAGGACCCAAATGCTCTTACCAGTAGCTGCGTTTCTAGTCTCACCTCTCCTATAAATTACTGTAGCCAAGCATTAACCTGACGGGCAACTAAGGTCTCTTTTAGCCAAGCACTAACCTGGGCGGCAACTAAGGTCTCTTCTAGTTTAAATAGGCTatgattgggaattccctggtggtccagtggttaggactccacactttcactgccgaggacctgggttcaatccctggttggggaactaagatcccacaagctgtgcagaacggccaaaagaaaaaaaataaacaggctatgattatagttttatatttgatctaattatctatttcttcaaaaattcttcaaaattaaTAATGCATGGATTATTCCTTCACCACTCCCAATAATAGTTTTCCTGCAGTCATTATTCCTTAGAAAAGTACTTACTGTAGAAACTGGTCCCCCCAGTGTGTGAAAAGAATAAATGACACAGTATACTTGAGAACTCTGCTTCTCAGCCTTTGTAATACTTAGGTCCCCTTAAATGAACATAAGTGTCATCCTCCACTTTAGGAAGATAgcagtgtagtggttaagaactcTTATTAGTTCTCTGACCTCAGTCTGGTGCTTAACTGCTCtaattgtttctcttttatctgtaaaatgagaataatagtatTCTATTGTTGAAGATTGTTGAAGAGATAATAAGGTAATGCATATAAAGTTAGCTGTTATAATTATATATCATTACCCTGTACTTCACCAGCCACTACGATTTATTTAGCTTTATTTGCTGTGGCtttaatttaaataatctttTTGAAACTCTTAAATTATTAATATTCCTTTTTCAAACTACACACAATTTCTCTAACCCCACACTGAGAATCACGTTTTTCTGAAAA
Coding sequences within it:
- the MRPL35 gene encoding large ribosomal subunit protein bL35m translates to MAASAIACTVRAASGILRPLNILASSAYRNCSKNACLSSALSSRHFSHIQTLVVSSAPRLITSVRNLTCGQTATILNRVVPLLPSVLKPPVRTVTYYSSRKGKRKTVKAAIYRFLRLHSGLWLRRKAGYKKKLWKKTVARKRRLREFVFCNKTQSKLLDKMTTSFWKRRNWYADDLYQKYHDRTNLKV